One Azoarcus sp. DN11 DNA segment encodes these proteins:
- a CDS encoding glycosyltransferase family 2 protein: MNKSPLPPAEPQIPADMPEHTLSVVVPMYNEAENVEPLLERVHLALGPYPWPWEVVLVDDGSSDATPAELARCADKYGPRVRIVELMRNFKQTAAMQAGLDAARGSVIVTMDGDLQNDPIDIPRMVNRLLTEDLDLVAGWRKDRQDGLLLRKVPSRIANRLIARMTGVHLKDYGCSLKVFRASAIKSVRLYGEMHRFIPAWLATVTTPRRIAQEVVTHHARVFGQSKYGISRTFRVVLDLVFVYFFMRYRTRPGHFFGGIGIGLGALGSVILAYLLALKVFHGEDIGTRPLLFGGFFLVIAGVQMVTSGVLAELLARVYYESGSSRAYLARPTGALDDSDGWHRNEAR, translated from the coding sequence ATGAACAAATCGCCCTTGCCGCCGGCCGAGCCGCAGATTCCTGCGGACATGCCCGAACATACCCTTTCCGTCGTCGTACCGATGTACAACGAGGCGGAAAACGTCGAGCCGCTCCTGGAGCGCGTGCATCTCGCGCTCGGGCCCTACCCGTGGCCGTGGGAAGTCGTGCTCGTCGACGACGGCAGCTCCGACGCGACGCCTGCCGAGCTGGCCCGCTGCGCCGACAAGTACGGTCCGCGCGTGCGCATCGTGGAGCTGATGCGCAACTTCAAGCAGACCGCCGCGATGCAGGCGGGCCTGGATGCGGCGCGCGGCAGCGTCATCGTCACGATGGACGGCGACCTGCAGAATGATCCGATCGACATCCCGCGCATGGTCAACCGCCTGCTGACCGAAGACCTGGACCTCGTCGCGGGATGGCGCAAGGACCGGCAGGACGGCCTGCTGCTGCGCAAGGTCCCCTCGCGCATCGCGAACCGCCTGATCGCGCGCATGACCGGCGTGCATCTCAAGGACTACGGCTGCAGCCTCAAGGTTTTCCGCGCGAGCGCGATCAAGAGCGTCCGGCTCTACGGCGAAATGCACCGCTTCATCCCCGCGTGGCTGGCGACCGTAACGACGCCGCGCCGCATCGCCCAGGAAGTGGTCACGCACCATGCGCGCGTCTTCGGGCAGTCGAAATATGGAATCTCGCGCACTTTCCGCGTGGTCCTCGATCTCGTCTTCGTCTACTTTTTCATGCGCTACCGCACCCGCCCCGGGCACTTCTTCGGCGGCATCGGAATCGGGCTGGGCGCGCTCGGCAGCGTGATCCTCGCCTACCTGCTCGCGCTGAAGGTGTTCCACGGCGAGGACATCGGCACCCGCCCGCTGCTCTTCGGCGGATTTTTCCTCGTCATTGCAGGCGTCCAGATGGTCACCTCCGGCGTGCTCGCCGAACTGCTGGCGCGCGTGTATTACGAATCGGGATCCTCGCGTGCCTATCTGGCGCGTCCGACGGGCGCGCTCGACGACTCCGACGGGTGGCACCGGAACGAGGCTCGATGA
- a CDS encoding glycosyltransferase family 39 protein, protein MSDSAAPLPQPRSWQVVAIFLLPLVAFCLRLGGAPLFDVDEGAFSEATREMFERGDFLSTYLNGAHRFDKPILIYWLQALGYLLFGATEWGFRLPSAVAGILWSYATWHFARERFGSSTALAALAVASTALGPFAIGRAATADALLNLLLALALFDAWRHLESGRRTPLLRSFVWIGLGALTKGPIALIVPGTVSLLYCASRGEWKRWARAVFDPAGLVILALIVVPWYAAALAIHGQLFIDGFILKHNVERFTGTLEGHAGSLFYYVIAVPLLLLPWTGPLLASVRHVRGDVATGVRRFLWIWAIFVVAFFSVSGTKLPHYVLYGSTPLFLLIAVHRNELQRTALHLIAPTLFLAVFPLLPAIFNALAASDAGSAYYRAHLQLALAEATPEYYLITIGGLLAWLWLAARWNAAAWMKVGAAAAIQVVVLAGVVVPWAGAVLQGPVKEAGLLAREMGEPVIAWRYYAPSFSVYRQGVTPGRAPEAGELAITRADRLPASGVDVLYRKGGVALVRKLADSEPN, encoded by the coding sequence ATGAGCGATTCCGCCGCGCCCCTGCCTCAGCCGCGTTCCTGGCAGGTCGTCGCAATCTTCCTGCTCCCGCTGGTGGCGTTCTGCCTGCGCCTCGGCGGCGCGCCCCTTTTCGACGTGGACGAAGGCGCGTTCTCCGAGGCGACGCGGGAGATGTTCGAACGCGGCGATTTCCTGTCGACCTATCTGAACGGTGCGCACCGTTTCGACAAGCCGATCCTGATCTACTGGCTACAGGCACTGGGCTATCTCCTGTTCGGCGCGACCGAGTGGGGGTTCCGGCTGCCCTCCGCCGTAGCCGGCATCCTCTGGAGCTACGCGACCTGGCATTTCGCGCGCGAGCGCTTCGGCTCCAGTACCGCGCTTGCCGCGCTCGCCGTGGCATCGACCGCGCTGGGGCCGTTCGCGATCGGCCGTGCCGCAACCGCTGACGCCCTGCTGAACCTGCTGCTGGCACTTGCGCTCTTCGACGCGTGGCGCCATCTCGAATCCGGCCGCCGTACGCCGCTCCTGCGCAGCTTCGTCTGGATCGGACTCGGCGCGCTCACCAAGGGGCCGATCGCGCTGATCGTGCCGGGAACCGTCAGCCTGCTCTACTGCGCGAGCCGGGGAGAATGGAAACGCTGGGCGCGCGCCGTGTTCGACCCGGCGGGGCTGGTCATCCTCGCCCTGATCGTCGTTCCGTGGTACGCGGCGGCGCTGGCGATTCACGGCCAGCTTTTCATCGACGGCTTCATCCTCAAGCACAACGTCGAGCGCTTCACGGGTACGCTCGAAGGGCATGCCGGCAGCCTCTTCTACTACGTGATCGCGGTGCCGCTGCTGCTGCTGCCGTGGACGGGCCCCCTGCTCGCATCCGTCCGCCACGTCCGGGGCGATGTCGCGACCGGCGTGCGTCGTTTCCTCTGGATCTGGGCGATCTTCGTCGTCGCGTTCTTCTCGGTCTCCGGCACCAAGCTGCCGCATTACGTGCTGTACGGATCGACACCGCTGTTCCTCCTGATTGCGGTCCATCGCAACGAATTGCAGCGCACCGCACTGCACCTGATCGCGCCGACGCTGTTCCTGGCCGTCTTCCCGTTGCTGCCAGCGATCTTCAACGCCCTCGCCGCGAGCGACGCCGGCAGCGCGTATTACCGCGCCCACCTCCAGCTCGCACTCGCGGAAGCCACGCCCGAGTATTACCTGATCACGATCGGCGGCCTGCTCGCATGGCTGTGGCTCGCCGCACGATGGAATGCCGCCGCGTGGATGAAAGTCGGTGCCGCCGCAGCGATTCAGGTCGTCGTTCTAGCCGGGGTCGTCGTTCCCTGGGCCGGGGCAGTGCTGCAGGGACCCGTCAAGGAGGCCGGCCTGCTCGCCCGCGAAATGGGCGAACCGGTCATCGCCTGGCGCTACTACGCGCCAAGCTTCAGCGTCTATCGGCAGGGCGTGACACCAGGTCGCGCGCCCGAGGCGGGAGAACTCGCGATCACCCGCGCCGATCGCCTCCCGGCCAGCGGCGTGGACGTCCTCTACCGGAAAGGCGGGGTCGCGCTGGTCCGCAAATTGGCCGACAGCGAGCCCAAC
- a CDS encoding electron transfer flavoprotein-ubiquinone oxidoreductase codes for MERESMEFDVLIVGGGPAGLAAAIRLKQLAAEKGSDVSVCLIEKAAEIGAHILSGAVMDPRALNELFPDWKEQGAPLNTEVTEDRVIFLNETGGRKVPNGLLPDCFLNHGNYIVRLGNLAKWLGEQAEALGVEVYPGFAGAEILYDETGAVKGVATGDMGVTREGEQGPAFQPGMELHAKYTLFAEGCRGHLGKQLEAKFNLRDGVDPQTYGIGLKELWEVPAERHEKGLVVHTTGWPLPSDTYGGGFVYHLEDNLVSIGYVVGLNYTNPHLSPFEEFQRYKTHPEIRRYLEGGKRLAYGARAIAAGGLQSQPKLVFPGGALIGDDAGFLNAARIKGSHAAIKSGALAAEAAFDAVTAERQRDELAAFPEAFRSSWLYEELHKTRNFKPYMKKGLWMGSLLFGIDQKVFGGKAPWTLHNSSDHDKLKLASECPKIDYPKPDGVLTFDRLSSVFLSNTNHEEDQPCHLQLKDASVPIAVNLAKYDAPEQRYCPAGVYEIVREETGPRLQINAQNCVHCKTCDIKDPTQNINWVVPQGGEGPIYQGM; via the coding sequence ATGGAACGCGAATCGATGGAATTCGACGTCCTGATCGTCGGCGGCGGCCCTGCGGGCCTGGCGGCGGCGATCAGGTTGAAACAGTTGGCCGCGGAAAAAGGCAGCGACGTCTCGGTCTGCCTGATCGAGAAGGCCGCCGAGATCGGCGCGCACATCCTCTCCGGCGCGGTCATGGACCCGCGCGCGCTCAACGAACTGTTCCCCGACTGGAAGGAACAGGGCGCGCCGCTGAATACGGAAGTCACCGAAGACCGCGTGATCTTCCTGAACGAAACCGGCGGGCGCAAGGTGCCCAACGGCCTGCTGCCGGACTGTTTCCTGAACCACGGCAACTATATCGTGCGCCTGGGCAACCTCGCCAAGTGGCTCGGCGAGCAGGCCGAAGCGCTGGGCGTCGAGGTCTATCCGGGTTTCGCCGGCGCCGAGATCCTGTATGACGAGACGGGCGCCGTGAAGGGCGTGGCGACCGGCGACATGGGCGTGACGCGCGAAGGCGAACAGGGCCCAGCCTTCCAGCCGGGCATGGAGCTGCACGCGAAATACACGCTGTTCGCCGAAGGCTGCCGCGGCCACCTGGGCAAGCAGCTCGAAGCGAAATTCAATCTGCGCGACGGCGTCGATCCGCAGACCTACGGCATCGGCCTGAAGGAACTGTGGGAGGTGCCCGCCGAACGCCACGAGAAAGGCCTCGTCGTGCATACGACCGGCTGGCCGCTGCCGTCGGACACCTACGGCGGCGGATTCGTCTATCACCTCGAGGACAACCTCGTCTCGATCGGCTACGTGGTCGGCCTCAACTACACCAACCCGCATCTGTCGCCCTTCGAGGAATTCCAGCGCTACAAGACGCACCCCGAGATCCGCAGGTACCTCGAGGGCGGCAAGCGCCTGGCCTATGGGGCGCGCGCGATCGCCGCGGGCGGCCTGCAGAGCCAGCCGAAACTGGTGTTCCCCGGCGGTGCACTGATCGGCGACGACGCGGGCTTCCTCAACGCCGCGCGCATCAAGGGCAGCCACGCCGCGATCAAGAGCGGCGCGCTTGCCGCCGAGGCCGCCTTCGACGCGGTCACGGCGGAACGTCAACGCGACGAGCTTGCCGCTTTCCCCGAAGCCTTCCGCTCGAGCTGGCTGTACGAAGAGCTGCACAAGACGCGCAACTTCAAGCCCTACATGAAGAAGGGCCTGTGGATGGGCTCCTTGCTCTTCGGCATCGATCAGAAGGTGTTCGGCGGCAAGGCGCCGTGGACGCTGCACAACAGCTCGGACCACGACAAGCTCAAGCTCGCCTCCGAGTGTCCGAAGATCGACTACCCGAAGCCGGACGGCGTGCTGACCTTCGACCGGCTCTCGTCGGTGTTCCTGTCGAACACCAATCACGAGGAAGACCAGCCCTGCCACCTGCAGCTGAAGGACGCGTCGGTGCCGATCGCGGTGAATCTCGCGAAGTACGACGCCCCCGAGCAGCGCTACTGCCCGGCCGGCGTGTACGAGATCGTGCGCGAGGAGACCGGTCCGCGCCTGCAGATCAACGCGCAGAACTGCGTGCACTGCAAGACCTGCGACATCAAGGACCCGACCCAGAACATCAACTGGGTCGTACCGCAGGGCGGCGAAGGGCCGATCTACCAGGGGATGTAA
- a CDS encoding lysylphosphatidylglycerol synthase domain-containing protein translates to MKRLLAIAASLALLVWFASDARWVGLIDAFGRLSAPALAAGVIGFGVSYLLRAGRVYDEFRRDARGRFGACLRIVLIHNAMVNVVPFRGGEAAFPILLGRNFGTPLGRAVASLFWFRLQDALVVAVLAAAVWPGLPLLLRGAGVLALLAFAWYLPRWARAPHAWAERGGTAAKLAKLRDAFAESTRHARFGWLWTLANWSVKLATQAWLLAALLPSAAAVGAAGALGAELAAILPVQGVAGFGTYEAGAAAAMLPHGIVFASALQAALALHLFVIACAVVSGALGWLMPAPPAATPADRSPLSGKY, encoded by the coding sequence GTGAAGCGACTGCTGGCGATCGCCGCAAGCCTCGCCCTCCTCGTGTGGTTCGCGAGCGATGCGCGATGGGTCGGCCTGATCGACGCGTTCGGGCGCTTGAGCGCTCCCGCGCTGGCGGCCGGTGTGATTGGCTTCGGCGTGAGCTACCTCCTTCGCGCGGGCCGCGTCTACGACGAATTCCGTCGCGACGCTCGCGGCCGATTCGGCGCCTGCCTGCGCATCGTCCTGATTCACAATGCAATGGTGAACGTCGTTCCCTTCAGGGGCGGCGAAGCGGCGTTTCCGATCCTGCTCGGACGCAATTTCGGCACGCCGCTGGGCCGGGCCGTGGCGTCGCTGTTCTGGTTTCGCCTGCAGGATGCGCTGGTGGTCGCCGTGCTTGCCGCAGCCGTCTGGCCGGGCCTTCCGCTGCTGCTGCGGGGCGCGGGCGTTCTCGCGCTGCTCGCGTTCGCGTGGTATCTGCCGCGCTGGGCACGTGCGCCGCATGCGTGGGCCGAGCGTGGCGGCACCGCCGCGAAACTCGCCAAGCTGCGCGACGCCTTCGCCGAGTCGACGCGGCATGCCCGCTTCGGCTGGCTATGGACGCTCGCAAACTGGTCCGTGAAGCTCGCGACCCAAGCCTGGCTCCTCGCCGCCCTCCTCCCGAGCGCCGCCGCCGTCGGAGCCGCCGGCGCACTCGGCGCGGAACTCGCTGCGATCCTTCCGGTCCAGGGGGTCGCCGGCTTTGGCACCTATGAAGCCGGCGCTGCAGCGGCCATGCTGCCTCACGGCATCGTCTTCGCGAGCGCCCTCCAAGCCGCCCTCGCCCTTCACCTTTTCGTTATCGCGTGCGCGGTCGTGTCCGGCGCCCTGGGCTGGCTCATGCCGGCGCCACCGGCTGCCACGCCCGCAGATCGCTCGCCTCTTTCCGGAAAATACTGA
- the purL gene encoding phosphoribosylformylglycinamidine synthase, which translates to MAEIIKLRGAAALSSSRLERLSRTVADALPKLKGLAAELWYFIEIKAPLTGMELERLVDLLGAVPTTPQVPAGTLLVVVPRLGTISPWSSKATDIARQCGFDKVVRIERGVAYSLDVRGGLDDRQFAAVLPALHDRMTESVLQSVDAAEALFHHYEPKPLTSVDILSGGRDALIAANGELGLALSDDEIDYLVDNFTRMRRNPTDVELMMFAQANSEHCRHKIFNADWVIDARTMDKTLFGMIRETHKTHPEGTVVAYSDNASVIEGAVVDRFYADPDGQWRFREEETHILAKVETHNHPTAISPFPGAATGAGGEIRDEGATGRGSKPKAGLAGFSVSNLNIPEFTQPWEKPYGKPERIASALDIMIEGPIGGAAFNNEFGRPNLAGYFRAFEQEVQNEVRGYHKPIMIAGGLGSIQGQQSHKIQFAPGTLLIQLGGPGMLIGLGGGAASSMATGTNTADLDFASVQRGNPEIQRRCQEVIDACWQRGEANPILSIHDVGAGGLSNAMPELADSASLGAHFELREVHIEEPGMSPREIWSNESQERYVLAIAPESLAEFRAICERERCPFAVLGTATADGHLTVSDRHFDNKPVDMEMQVLLGKPPKMTRNVSRRAVHVPPFDVTDVDLKEACLRVLRLPTVASKNFLITIGDRSVGGMTARDQMVGPWQVPVADVAVTAMSFHGYKGEAFAMGERTPVACLDAPASGRMAVGEAITNLAAADIADLGRVKLSANWMAAAGHRGEDAKLYDTVSAVSQFCQTAGIAIPVGKDSLSMKTAWQDEGQDRQVVAPLSLIVTSFAPVEDIRRTLTPQLQFPEGVDTELMLIDLGNDRKRLGGSALAQVFGSVGEHAPDVDPTQLAAFFKLIQQFRQDGLLLAYHDRSDGGLFATLCEMAFASKCGLSVVLDTVCYDQYMNDVDGLDKKPDTIKGRLNDRLFGGLFAEELGAVIQIRRDDRARVTAPLREAGLTYHFLGEPNERDEIRLWRNAKLVFNARRAELLQTWSETSYRIARLRDDADCAREEFEALADLSNPGLSVVTSFDPAEDIVAPMIATGARPKIAILREQGVNSQAEMAAAFERAGFAPFDVHMSDLQAGRHHLSDFHGLAACGGFSYGDVLGAGQGWAKSILFNPGLREQFEAFFGRSDTFALGVCNGCQMMANLAAIVPGADHWPTFHRNRSEQFEARFVMAEIPENPSILFAGMAGSRMPIVVSHGEGRAVFAKDTDRGSVLTSVRYVDNHGKPAASYPFNPNGSPDGLAGVTTADGRFTIMMPHPERTARTIQMSWHPATLGEDSPWMRMFRNARRWLG; encoded by the coding sequence ATGGCCGAAATCATCAAGCTGCGCGGCGCTGCGGCGCTCTCTTCATCCCGTCTGGAGCGGCTCTCGCGTACCGTTGCCGACGCGCTGCCCAAACTGAAGGGACTCGCAGCCGAGCTCTGGTATTTCATCGAGATCAAGGCGCCGCTGACCGGGATGGAACTGGAGCGCCTGGTCGATCTGCTCGGTGCCGTGCCGACCACCCCGCAAGTCCCGGCAGGCACATTGCTTGTCGTGGTGCCGCGGCTCGGGACGATCTCGCCGTGGTCCTCGAAGGCCACGGACATCGCGCGCCAGTGCGGTTTCGACAAGGTCGTGCGCATCGAGCGCGGCGTCGCCTATTCCCTCGACGTCCGCGGCGGCCTGGACGATCGCCAGTTTGCCGCCGTCCTGCCGGCGCTGCACGACCGCATGACCGAATCGGTGCTGCAGAGCGTCGATGCGGCCGAAGCGCTGTTCCATCACTACGAGCCGAAACCGCTGACGAGCGTCGATATCCTCAGCGGCGGGCGAGATGCGCTCATCGCCGCGAACGGCGAACTGGGCCTCGCGCTGTCGGACGACGAGATCGACTACCTCGTCGACAATTTCACGCGCATGCGGCGCAATCCGACCGACGTCGAACTGATGATGTTCGCGCAGGCGAACTCGGAGCACTGCCGCCACAAGATCTTCAACGCGGACTGGGTCATCGACGCGCGCACGATGGACAAGACCCTGTTCGGCATGATCCGCGAGACGCACAAGACGCATCCCGAAGGGACGGTCGTGGCCTACTCGGACAACGCCTCGGTCATCGAAGGCGCCGTCGTCGACCGCTTTTACGCCGACCCGGACGGGCAGTGGCGCTTCCGCGAGGAGGAAACCCACATCCTCGCGAAGGTCGAGACCCACAACCACCCGACGGCGATTTCGCCGTTCCCGGGCGCCGCGACCGGCGCGGGCGGCGAGATCCGCGACGAAGGGGCAACCGGCCGCGGCTCGAAGCCGAAGGCCGGCCTCGCCGGTTTTTCGGTGTCGAACCTCAACATTCCCGAATTCACGCAACCGTGGGAGAAACCCTACGGCAAGCCGGAACGCATCGCCTCCGCCCTCGACATCATGATCGAAGGCCCGATCGGCGGCGCGGCGTTCAACAACGAGTTCGGCCGGCCCAACCTCGCCGGCTATTTCCGCGCCTTCGAGCAGGAAGTGCAGAACGAGGTGCGCGGCTATCACAAGCCGATCATGATCGCCGGCGGCCTCGGCAGCATCCAGGGCCAGCAGTCGCACAAGATCCAGTTCGCCCCAGGCACGCTGCTGATCCAGCTCGGCGGCCCGGGCATGCTGATCGGCCTCGGCGGCGGTGCGGCGTCGAGCATGGCGACCGGCACGAACACCGCGGACCTCGACTTCGCGTCGGTGCAACGCGGCAACCCGGAGATCCAGCGCCGCTGCCAGGAAGTGATCGACGCGTGCTGGCAGCGCGGCGAGGCGAACCCGATCCTGTCGATCCACGACGTCGGCGCGGGCGGCCTGTCGAACGCGATGCCGGAACTCGCCGACTCGGCCAGCCTCGGCGCGCACTTCGAACTGCGTGAAGTGCACATCGAAGAGCCGGGCATGAGCCCGCGCGAGATCTGGAGCAACGAATCGCAGGAACGTTACGTCCTCGCGATCGCGCCGGAAAGCCTCGCCGAATTCCGTGCCATCTGCGAGCGCGAGCGCTGCCCGTTTGCCGTGCTCGGCACCGCCACGGCCGACGGCCACCTCACCGTGAGCGACCGCCACTTCGACAACAAGCCGGTCGACATGGAGATGCAGGTCCTGCTCGGCAAGCCGCCGAAGATGACGCGCAACGTGTCGCGCCGCGCCGTGCATGTGCCACCCTTCGACGTCACCGACGTGGACCTCAAGGAGGCGTGCCTGCGCGTGCTGCGCCTGCCGACGGTGGCCTCCAAGAACTTTCTCATCACGATCGGCGACCGCTCGGTCGGCGGCATGACCGCGCGCGACCAGATGGTCGGCCCGTGGCAGGTGCCGGTGGCCGACGTCGCGGTCACCGCGATGAGCTTCCACGGCTACAAGGGCGAGGCCTTCGCGATGGGCGAGCGCACACCGGTCGCCTGCCTCGACGCGCCGGCATCCGGCCGCATGGCCGTAGGCGAGGCGATCACCAACCTCGCCGCCGCGGATATCGCGGATCTCGGCAGGGTAAAGCTGTCCGCCAACTGGATGGCTGCCGCCGGACACCGCGGCGAGGATGCGAAGCTCTACGACACCGTGAGCGCCGTGTCGCAGTTCTGCCAGACGGCGGGCATCGCGATCCCGGTCGGCAAGGACTCGCTGTCGATGAAGACCGCATGGCAGGACGAAGGCCAGGACCGTCAGGTCGTCGCGCCGCTGTCGCTCATCGTCACGTCCTTCGCCCCGGTCGAGGACATCCGCCGCACGCTCACGCCGCAGCTGCAGTTCCCCGAGGGCGTCGACACCGAGCTGATGCTGATCGACCTCGGCAACGACCGCAAGCGCCTCGGCGGGTCGGCGCTAGCGCAGGTGTTCGGCTCGGTCGGCGAGCACGCGCCCGACGTCGATCCGACGCAACTGGCGGCCTTCTTCAAGCTGATCCAGCAGTTCCGCCAGGACGGCCTGCTGCTCGCCTACCACGACCGCAGCGACGGCGGCCTCTTCGCGACGCTGTGCGAGATGGCCTTCGCGTCGAAGTGCGGCCTGTCGGTCGTGCTCGACACCGTCTGCTACGACCAGTACATGAACGACGTCGACGGCCTCGACAAGAAGCCCGACACGATCAAGGGTCGCCTCAACGATCGCCTGTTCGGCGGACTGTTCGCCGAGGAGCTGGGCGCGGTGATCCAGATCCGCCGCGACGACCGCGCGCGCGTCACGGCGCCGCTGCGCGAAGCCGGGCTGACCTATCACTTCCTCGGCGAGCCGAACGAGCGCGACGAGATCCGCCTGTGGCGCAATGCCAAGCTGGTGTTCAACGCCCGGCGTGCCGAGCTGCTGCAGACCTGGTCGGAGACCAGCTATCGCATCGCCCGCCTGCGCGACGACGCCGATTGCGCGCGCGAAGAGTTCGAGGCCCTGGCGGACCTCTCCAATCCCGGTCTGAGCGTGGTCACGAGCTTCGACCCGGCGGAAGACATCGTCGCACCGATGATCGCGACCGGGGCGCGGCCCAAGATCGCGATCCTGCGCGAGCAGGGCGTGAACTCGCAGGCCGAGATGGCGGCCGCGTTCGAACGTGCGGGCTTTGCTCCCTTCGACGTGCATATGTCCGACCTGCAGGCCGGCCGCCATCACCTGTCCGACTTCCACGGCCTGGCAGCCTGCGGCGGTTTCTCGTACGGTGACGTCCTCGGCGCAGGGCAGGGTTGGGCCAAGTCGATCCTGTTCAACCCGGGGCTGCGCGAGCAGTTCGAAGCCTTCTTCGGACGCAGCGACACCTTCGCTCTGGGTGTGTGCAACGGCTGCCAGATGATGGCAAACCTCGCCGCGATCGTGCCGGGCGCCGACCACTGGCCGACTTTCCATCGCAACCGCAGCGAGCAGTTCGAGGCGCGCTTCGTGATGGCGGAGATCCCCGAGAACCCGTCGATCCTCTTCGCCGGCATGGCGGGCAGCCGCATGCCCATCGTCGTCAGCCACGGCGAGGGCAGGGCGGTGTTCGCGAAGGACACGGATCGCGGCAGCGTGCTCACCTCTGTGCGCTATGTCGACAACCACGGCAAACCCGCCGCGAGCTACCCGTTCAACCCCAACGGCTCGCCCGACGGTCTCGCCGGCGTGACGACGGCGGACGGCCGCTTCACGATCATGATGCCGCACCCCGAGCGCACCGCCCGTACTATCCAGATGAGCTGGCATCCCGCGACGCTCGGTGAGGATTCGCCGTGGATGCGGATGTTCCGCAACGCACGTCGCTGGCTCGGCTGA
- a CDS encoding copper chaperone PCu(A)C, which translates to MKSSIAAALSLLILALPAHADVKVEAPWVRATVPQQKVTGAFMRLTSSHDVKLVAAGSPVAGTVEIHEMAMDKDVMKMRPVAGVELPAGQTVELKPGAHHMMLLDLRKPLHPGDSVPLVLTVEGRDGKRETVEVTASVRPLGTIGDAVHAR; encoded by the coding sequence ATGAAGTCATCTATCGCAGCAGCCCTGTCCCTGCTGATCCTCGCGCTGCCTGCACACGCGGACGTCAAGGTCGAGGCCCCGTGGGTGCGCGCGACCGTGCCGCAGCAGAAAGTCACCGGAGCCTTCATGCGGCTCACGTCGTCACATGACGTAAAACTTGTCGCAGCCGGTTCGCCGGTCGCGGGAACCGTCGAGATCCACGAAATGGCGATGGACAAGGATGTCATGAAGATGCGTCCGGTCGCGGGGGTGGAGCTTCCCGCCGGCCAGACCGTGGAGCTCAAGCCGGGGGCGCATCACATGATGCTGCTCGATCTGCGCAAACCGCTGCATCCGGGCGATAGTGTGCCGCTGGTGCTGACCGTGGAAGGGCGAGACGGCAAGCGCGAGACTGTCGAGGTCACGGCCTCGGTCCGGCCGCTGGGCACGATCGGGGACGCTGTCCATGCACGCTGA